The following are from one region of the Saimiri boliviensis isolate mSaiBol1 chromosome 18, mSaiBol1.pri, whole genome shotgun sequence genome:
- the SPATC1L gene encoding speriolin-like protein, whose product MAEGGELMSRLLSENADLKKQVRLLKENQMLRRLLSQSCQDGGGRDLLPQRAPAYPEAGSPGSGVPDFGRFTSVADSPSQLQTSSLEDLLCSHAPLASEDDASPGCAAPSQPHFKAFLSPPELHSHRGTDRKLSPLLSPLQDSLVDKSLLEPREVVRPKKVCFSESSLPTADRTRRSYYLNEIQSFAGAEKDARVVGEIAFQLDRRILAYVFPGVTRLYGFTVANIPEKIKQTSIKSLDGSVDEKKLRELTQRYLALSARLEKLGYSRDVHPAFSEFLINTYGILKQRPDLRANPLHSSPAALRKLVIDVVPPKFLGDSLLLLNCLCELSKEDSKPLFAW is encoded by the exons ATGGCTGAGGGTGGTGAGCTGATGAGCAGGCTCCTGAGTGAGAACGCAGACCTGAAGAAGCAGGTGCGCCTCCTGAAGGAGAATCAGATGCTGCGGCGGCTGCTCAGCCAGAGCTGCCAGGACGGCGGGGGCCGAGACCTGCTCCCCCAGAGGGCGCCTGCCTACCCCGAAGCCGGCTCCCCGGGCAGTGGAG ttcCAGATTTCGGAAGGTTCACCAGTGTCGCTGACTCGCCCTCCCAGTTGCAGACATCCTCCCTGGAGGACCTGCTGTGCTCACATGCCCCTCTGGCCAGCGAAGACGACGCCTCCCCGGGCTGTGCAGCCCCCTCCCAGCCACACTTCAAGGCCTTCCTCAGTCCCCCGGAGCTGCACAGCCACCGAGGCACGGACAGGAAGTTGTCCCCACTCCTGAGCCCCTTGCAAGACTCACTGGTGGACAAGAGcctgctggagcccagggaggTGGTCCGGCCTAAGAAGGTGTGCTTCTCAGAGAGCAGCCTGCCCACCGCGGACAGGACCAGGAGGAGCTACTACCTCAATG AGATCCAGAGCTTCGCGGGCGCCGAGAAGGACGCGCGCGTGGTGGGCGAGATCGCCTTCCAGCTGGACCGCCGCATCCTGGCCTACGTGTTCCCGGGCGTGACGCGGCTGTACGGCTTCACCGTGGCCAACATCCCGGAGAAGATCAAGCAG ACCTCCATCAAGTCCCTGGACGGCTCCGTGGACGAGAAGAAGCTGCGCGAGCTGACGCAGCGCTACCTGGCCCTGAGCGCGCGCCTGGAGAAGCTGGGCTACAGCCGCGACGTGCACCCGGCCTTCAGCGAGTTCCTCATCAACACCTACGGGATCCTCAAGCAGCGGCCCGACCTGCGCGCGAACCCGCTGCACAGCAGCCCCGCCGCGCTGCGCAAGCTGGTCATCGACGTGGTGCCCCCCAAGTTCCTGGGCGACTCGCTGCTGCTGCTCAACTGCCTGTGCGAGCTCTCCAAGGAGGACAGCAAGCCGCTCTTCGCCTGGTGA
- the FTCD gene encoding formimidoyltransferase-cyclodeaminase isoform X2, which produces MSQLVECVPNFSEGKNQEVIDAISGAIAQTPGCVLLDVDAGPSTNRTVYTFVGPPACVVEGALNAARAASRLIDMSRHRGEHPRMGALDVCPFIPVRGVSMDECVLCAQTFGQRLAEELAVPVYLYGEAARMDSRRTLSAIRAGEYEALPKKLEQAEWAPDFGPSSFVPSWGATVTGARKFLIAFNINLLSTKEQAHRIALNLREQGRGKDQPGLLKKVQGIGWYLDEKNLAQVSTNLLDFEVTALHTVYEETCREARELSLPVVGSQLVGLVPLKALLDAAAFYCRKENLFILEEEHRIRLVVNRLGLDSLSPFNPKERIIEYLVPDSGPERRLGDKSLRAFVDEVGARSAAPGGGSVAAAAAAMGAALGSMVGLMTYGRRQFQPLDATMRRLIPPFREASAKLTALVDADAEAFAACLGGLRESQENSGQCSQGGRRETETPSSANTHSGSDRTALQTDRNGSLSREEVPTDRKQ; this is translated from the exons ATGTCCCAGCTGGTGGAGTGCGTCCCCAACTTCTCGGAGGGGAAGAACCAGGAG GTGATTGATGCCATCTCGGGAGCCATCGCACAGACCCCGGGCTGCGTGCTGCTGGACGTGGACGCCGGCCCCTCCACTAACCGCACCGTGTACACCTTTGTGGGGCCGCCGGCGTGCGTGGTGGAGGGGGCCCTCAACGCGGCCCGCGCTGCCTCCCGGCTCATCGACATGAGCAGGCACCGAG GGGAGCACCCCCGCATGGGGGCCCTGGATGTCTGCCCCTTCATCCCCGTGAGGGGCGTCAGCATGGATGAGTGTGTGCTCTGCGCCCAGACCTTTGGCCAGCGGCTGGCAGAGGAGCTGGCCGTGCCAG TGTACCTGTACGGTGAGGCGGCCAGGATGGACAGTCGCCGGACCCTGTCGGCCATCCGGGCTGGGGAGTATGAGGCCCTCCCTAAGAAG CTTGAGCAGGCCGAGTGGGCACCTGACTTTGGCCCCAGCTCCTTCGTCCCCAGCTGGGGGGCCACGGTCACAGGGGCCAGGAAGTTCCTCATCGCTTTCAACATCAACCTACTCAGCACGAAGGAGCAAGCCCACCGCATCGCCCTCAACCTGCGGGAGCAGGGCCGCGGGAAGGACCAG CCGGGACTTCTGAAAAAGGTTCAGGGCATCGGCTGGTACCTGGATGAGAAGAACCTGGCTCAGGTGTCCACCAACCTCCTGGACTTTGAGGTCACGGCGCTGCACACCGTTTACGAGGAGACCTGCCGAGAGGCGCGG GAGCTGAGCCTCCCGGTGGTAGGCTCACAGCTGGTCGGCCTGGTGCCCCTGAAGGCTCTGTTAGATGCAGCCGCCTTCTACTGCAGGAAGGAGAACCTGTTCATCCTGGAGGAAGAGCACCGGATCAGGCTG GTGGTGAACCGGCTGGGCCTGGACTCCCTGTCCCCCTTCAACCCCAAAGAGCGGATCATCGA GTATCTGGTCCCTGACTCCGGGCCCGAGCGCCGCCTGGGCGACAAGTCCCTGCGCGCCTTCGTGGACGAGGTGGGCGCCCGCTCGGCGGCTCCCGGGGGCGGCTCGGTGGCGGCGGCTGCTGCGGCCATG GGCGCGGCGCTGGGCTCCATGGTGGGGCTCATGACCTACGGGCGGCGCCAGTTCCAGCCCCTGGACGCCACGATGCGGCGCCTGATCCCGCCCTTCCGCGAGGCCTCGGCCAAGCTGACCGCGCTGGTGGACGCGGACGCCGAGGCCTTCGCCGCCTGCCTG GGCGGCCTGCGAGAATCTCAGGAAAATAGTGGTCAGTGTTCTCAGGGAGGCCGGCGCGAGACAGAAACACCATCTTCAGCTAACACCCACTCGGGCAGTGACCGCACCGCCCTGCAAACCGACAGGAACGGGAGCCTCAGCCGGGAGGAGGTGCCCACTGACAG